In Gulosibacter molinativorax, a single window of DNA contains:
- a CDS encoding phage tail family protein has translation MSQIYIEMDGLTVWGRGKATPHDLSGFGIKRNGLEQFDDSASRSGEVAKRDVGDGSYWGDSSLDGIVRTLQGVAWAQTHREVEAMHDRLMALNASSAYRPLTYRSERGYRYAMARVEGAVTWLHDRWINKPRAEFTIAFRCADAHWNGESRKYTLTPGQTVTVENRGTLPAWPMVDVRGPLGVNWGLGVGSSRLYVDRAVGSGETVTVDHENGWVKSSSSGFITEGISGYESNLAPGVGTVTFTGSGSGSATVTFTDRFV, from the coding sequence GTGAGTCAGATCTATATCGAAATGGATGGGCTCACCGTGTGGGGTCGCGGGAAGGCGACTCCACATGACCTTTCAGGGTTCGGTATCAAGCGGAACGGGCTCGAGCAGTTTGACGATTCTGCGAGCCGTTCGGGCGAGGTCGCGAAACGCGATGTTGGTGACGGCTCCTATTGGGGTGATTCCTCGCTTGATGGGATTGTCCGCACGCTGCAGGGTGTCGCGTGGGCTCAGACTCATCGTGAGGTTGAGGCGATGCACGACCGGCTGATGGCGTTGAACGCCTCGTCTGCGTACCGGCCGCTCACGTACCGGTCGGAGCGTGGCTACCGGTATGCGATGGCTCGCGTTGAGGGCGCTGTCACGTGGCTGCATGACCGGTGGATCAACAAGCCTCGCGCAGAGTTCACGATTGCTTTCCGATGTGCGGATGCGCATTGGAATGGTGAGTCGCGAAAGTACACGCTCACTCCTGGGCAGACGGTCACGGTTGAGAATCGCGGCACTCTCCCCGCTTGGCCGATGGTAGACGTTCGCGGCCCGCTCGGGGTGAACTGGGGTCTCGGTGTCGGCTCGTCCCGGCTGTATGTCGATCGTGCGGTTGGATCTGGCGAGACGGTGACAGTCGATCATGAAAACGGCTGGGTCAAGTCGTCGTCTTCGGGGTTCATTACCGAGGGCATCAGCGGGTACGAGTCGAATCTTGCGCCTGGCGTTGGCACGGTCACCTTCACCGGGTCGGGTTCGGGCTCGGCGACGGTGACGTTTACTGACCGGTTCGTGTAG